One window of the Anticarsia gemmatalis isolate Benzon Research Colony breed Stoneville strain chromosome 21, ilAntGemm2 primary, whole genome shotgun sequence genome contains the following:
- the LOC142982119 gene encoding uncharacterized protein LOC142982119, whose amino-acid sequence MKVVIALCVLTFVSFASATPQAYPRGCIYVLGKCYKECEVGTHAYATGCGQKTPEATCEQPNPVKEEGIICDYSACYCDPPTVRDSISGKCVPIEQCPKK is encoded by the exons ATGAAGGTGGTCATCGCGTTGTGTGTCCTGACTTTTGTCTCGTTTGCTTCTGCTACACCCCAGGCGTATCCTAGAGGCTGCATTTATGTTCTAGGAAAat GTTACAAGGAATGCGAAGTAGGTACGCACGCGTACGCCACGGGTTGCGGCCAGAAAACCCCTGAAGCAACCTGCGAGCAACCAAACCCTGTTAAAGAGGAAGGCATTATCTGCGACTATTCGGCCTGCTACTGTGACCCTCCTACCGTCCGCGACTCCATCAGTGGCAAATGTGTGCCCATTGAACAGTGTCCCAAGaaataa
- the LOC142982024 gene encoding chitinase A-like — MGRPMLALVIGAGLLAVAACSPPGKPNLGWGERTFAIVEVNQAATAYNQLVTKRDAADVTVTWNTWSGDPADKARVLLNDKEFWSGAGSATSAAFKVKKGGRYQMKIELCNKDGCSYSENTEIVVADTDGSHLPPLDYSLGEKNKPFKQTSGKVVGAYFVEWGVYPRKFPVDRVPIPNLTHLLYGFIPICGGDGINDSLKEIEGSFQALQRSCSGREDFKVSIHDPWAALQKPQKGLSSWNEPYKGNFGQLMMLKQAKPDLKILPSIGGWTLADPFFFFTDATKRTRFVASVKDFLQTWKFFDGVDIDWEFPGGKGANPDLGSPDDGHIYVQLMKELRDMLNELSAETGKKYELTSAISSGWDKIQVVDYKAAQQYMDHIFLMSYDFKGAWSNDTLGHQAGLHAPAWNPKETYTTDFGVKYLLAQGVHPKKIVVGVAMYGRGWTGVHDYKDGNPFTGVATGACKGTWQDGVVDYREIANEIAQGKWEYHYDKVAQAPYVFRKETGDLITYDDARSTIEKAKYVRNNKLGGLFAWEVDADNGDILNAMNMGLGNSA, encoded by the coding sequence ATGGGACGTCCAATGCTGGCGTTAGTCATCGGCGCGGGGCTCCTCGCGGTCGCCGCGTGCAGCCCTCCAGGCAAGCCCAACCTCGGATGGGGGGAGCGCACCTTCGCGATCGTTGAAGTCAACCAGGCAGCGACGGCCTACAACCAACTAGTTACCAAGAGAGATGCTGCTGATGTTACAGTCACGTGGAACACCTGGTCCGGAGACCCAGCTGACAAGGCGAGAGTACTGCTCAACGACAAGGAATTCTGGTCTGGTGCAGGCTCAGCCACCTCAGCTGCCTTCAAAGTGAAGAAGGGTGGCAGATACCAGATGAAGATTGAACTTTGTAACAAGGATGGATGCAGCTACAGCGAAAACACAGAGATTGTGGTAGCCGACACTGATGGTAGCCACTTACCTCCCCTGGACTACTCCCTCGGAGAAAAGAACAAACCCTTCAAGCAGACTTCTGGAAAGGTTGTCGGAGCTTACTTTGTTGAATGGGGCGTCTACCCCAGGAAGTTCCCCGTCGACCGCGTACCCATCCCGAATCTGACTCACCTTCTGTATGGTTTCATCCCAATCTGCGGCGGTGATGGCATCAACGACAGTTTGAAGGAAATTGAAGGCAGTTTCCAAGCTCTGCAAAGGTCTTGCAGCGGCAGGGAGGACTTCAAAGTATCCATCCATGATCCCTGGGCGGCACTTCAGAAACCACAGAAAGGTCTGTCATCATGGAATGAACCCTACAAGGGTAACTTCGGCCAGTTGATGATGTTGAAACAGGCAAAACCTGACCTGAAGATTCTTCCCTCCATTGGTGGCTGGACGCTGGCTGATCCTTTCTTCTTCTTCACTGACGCCACCAAGAGAACCCGCTTCGTTGCCTCAGTGAAGGACTTCCTCCAAACTTGGAAATTCTTCGACGGTGTTGACATTGATTGGGAGTTCCCCGGTGGTAAGGGAGCTAACCCTGACTTGGGTAGTCCTGATGATGGTCACATCTACGTTCAGCTGATGAAGGAATTGAGAGACATGTTGAACGAGCTGTCAGCTGAGACTGGAAAGAAATACGAACTGACTTCTGCTATCAGCTCCGGTTGGGATAAGATCCAGGTTGTGGACTACAAAGCGGCCCAGCAGTATATGGACCACATCTTCTTGATGAGCTACGACTTCAAGGGTGCTTGGTCTAACGACACACTCGGTCACCAGGCTGGTCTGCACGCCCCTGCATGGAACCCCAAGGAAACTTACACAACTGACTTCGGAGTCAAGTACCTTTTGGCTCAAGGTGTCCATCCTAAGAAGATCGTCGTAGGTGTTGCTATGTACGGCCGTGGTTGGACTGGAGTTCATGACTACAAGGATGGCAATCCTTTCACTGGCGTTGCCACTGGAGCTTGCAAGGGAACCTGGCAGGATGGTGTCGTTGACTACAGGGAAATTGCCAACGAAATCGCCCAAGGAAAGTGGGAATATCACTACGACAAAGTTGCTCAGGCTCCTTATGTGTTCAGAAAGGAAACTGGGGACCTTATTACGTATGACGATGCAAGATCAACGATTGAAAAAGCTAAATACGTGAGAAACAACAAGCTCGGTGGCTTGTTTGCATGGGAGGTAGATGCTGACAATGGTGATATTTTAAATGCTATGAACATGGGTCTCGGGAACAGCGCGTGA
- the LOC142982336 gene encoding uncharacterized protein LOC142982336 — MKFAVTLCVLVFVALAAAKPQRYDCNGTIDGFGRCIQDCPRGTYRYATACGPFTPEATCNRPHPRAEDAFICDFSACYCSSPKVRNVITGKCVALEDCPTN, encoded by the exons ATGAAGTTTGCTGTCACATTGTGTGTTCTGGTTTTTGTAGCCTTAGCTGCAGCCAAACCTCAGAGATATGACTGCAATGGTACCATTGATGGATTTGGCAGAT GTATACAAGATTGCCCAAGAGGCACTTACCGGTACGCCACAGCCTGCGGCCCCTTCACTCCAGAAGCGACTTGCAACAGACCCCACCCTCGAGCGGAAGATGCTTTCATCTGCGATTTCTCAGCTTGCTATTGTTCATCTCCGAAAGTCAGGAATGTTATCACTGGCAAATGTGTAGCGCTAGAAGACTGCCCAACAAATTGA